Genomic DNA from Mixophyes fleayi isolate aMixFle1 chromosome 7, aMixFle1.hap1, whole genome shotgun sequence:
GATCTGTGGTGATGTTATTTTTGAGGTTATATAAACCTGCGTAACATGTTGAGAACAAATTAGTTATGTTCAGGGGGGTTTGAGATTTTGAATCCCCAATTTTATGTCATATGTCTAATTCTATTTCTGGCTTGCTGTTCTCTAAGCTTTCTAGTCAATAAACTACTAGCTTTATTGCCCACAgtacaaaatatgttatgtagtCTGGGTTTGAGCAATGAGGAGCTTTTGTATTTGATGTCTAACCTGTGTCAGCTCAGGTTTAATCACTTTGGaagtgaaagttttgttttggacttTTAGGATGTAGAGTTTATACTCAAATCCTTTTTCTAAATGAGCATTCGCTTTCTTAATTCTAGAACCCGTTTGTATCGCTACAACCCATATAGCAGCCTTTAGTGAGCATAAGTATGTAAATATGGGAGGTGTCTTCCAGCTTATTAGTGTCTGTAAATAGTATcccatatgtaataatataatataagataATATTCATACTAGGCTGTAGCGATATGACTCTAACTTATATGATCACAAATAGCCCTAAATATAGTTAGGCGACTTATTAAGAAGTTAGCATATGATCAATGGGCATTCCTCTACTGTTGGAGAAAATCTTATGAAGGGTCACTGGTATATAGCAATATGAGATGTTGAGAAAATACCTTAGTTAGTGTCGAAGTaattattaacaaaaaccctatattaccaattagttcaatagaataaaccaatgaacttgaattttgtttctgagcttttaagagaacggaaaaacacatattgcacaatacacatattacataacaagacacatgtttttagtaaatttccattattgcacaatatcgccggatatggccaaagaaatattggcaacGTAAAAGGTCAAGATGACCGTCCAAGATGAACATGTCATTTTAATTATAGAGACTTagattgccagcagtgatgtaagctgggaagctggGTTTTGAAGTAATAAGGAGTTTCATCACTATAAATGTatgagttaatcaaatatagtgtcaattggcatttgagaccctgggcgtatgtctgcttcgtccagtatggctgtatctatgtataatatcattttaatagtaaactatagaaatattatattttggaaacctgctcatctcatttattatttaaagagacagaaagagaaaatcttatacaACCTGGGGGCTCTCGTCCTATGGCTATCACATACCACACTGTACTCTCTTCATGACTGCTTCGACAAGGGGGAGACGTTGATGACCTACACTCCTCTGCACTGGTGAGTATCAGATGTGTTAAATATATCTGTGCTCCGAAGTGTATCGAGGGGTGGATGCTGATATGTAAAGTAACCTAGGACCTTATTGCTAAATGTGTAGTAATTAATTGTATGTGTTTTTGTAGAAACTTATAAACTTAGAAATTTAAGATAACTATTGTTAGTTTAAATGTTGCTAAAACGTGCTTTTCTTCAGTACGGACTGGCCACCCATAACtggcaaaagacattttagtgttttaacaCTGTGTATAGATGTGACTTGCAAAGTTAATGTGTTATATGAAATGCTTTTGCAGTATAGTCTGATAACCTATATCTGGCAGAAAGCGTTGTGATGTTTTGTGATCTACTCGGTAGACTTATTTGGAAATTAACAAGTTATAATGTGAGTAGAAATGCCAGTTTCTTGTGATGGGCGCATCCCTTAGATAAATAGAGACCCTAACTCAAGATAGGGTCTGCTGTTTTTAAGGAGAGAAACTGCGTGGCTCCCCAGGCAAGTAAGTGTGTGCCTATAGAGTTTTAAATCCTGATTGCATGAAAACTCTAAGCAGGGgatgcaagtaaaaaaaaacaaagaagttATAAAATGAGTAAACCAGAGAATGGAATTTTTAATGTTGAACCCTAGACGTAACGAGAGATGAAATTCTCTTATaagagtaaagtaaaaaaaataatacagccTGCGCAGCGTATAGTATTCTCATGTTTCATCTCTCCCTGAAAAAACTGAATGGTTTGAGGTTTTTCTTTATAATATCCTCATGGTTTGCAAATTTTGGAAGTAGATCGAGCTAAGCTTCCAGAGAACGGGACTGGTAAGAAGTAAATAACTGTCCCGCTGTTTAGATGTACAATACTTAAGCTGTTTTTAGAATTGCAAATCTTACTTAAGCTGTGTTAATATTATTGATCAGTGAATTGTTTGTTCCATATATGATAAAATGATATGGTATATCTTTCTCGTACTTTTGTCATTCTGGGGCTATCCACTCAGCTCTATTGCAATAAATGCTggatatttaatttctttatcaccTTGGAGACAGAGGTGtaaataagtttgttttgtgAAGACAATAGGCTAAAGATAGTCTGATTTTTTGTAGTGCCTGTTAAGACTTGTGTAATGATCAAATGTGGTTTTAAAGCATAGATAAATGTCCAGGTGCAAGTTTAGTGTTAATCTTGTAAACGCGCAATCCAGAGTTTTTTTTGTGTGCGATTTCAGTGAAATATCTGGTTTTAATAATGTGTCCAAAAGTTATGAGAAAATGGTGCCTGTACCTTTTAATTTTCAGAACGACAGGGAgatagaaagggaaaaaaaaattgtcagaaaATATGCAGGTTTTATGAATCTGGAAGATGTACACattaaatttaagatttaaagaCCTTCTATGGAggtattaagtaaataaatagtatttgtcaATTTTACAGCAACTACAAGACAGGGTCACACCCAGATTGGAAGGGACTAGAAATGTCTTTACTGGTTGAATCGGCAGAAAGACATGAGTTGAATACTTAAACATGGTCTTCAATGTGTGTTaaatagtgattttgcagatgaaatgtatgttaaaatatttttagagcgaTTGCTTTACATTTTTGGCATGTAGTGTGAACCGAATCTCCAATCATAgaacacaatgtgtgtgtgtgtttaaactttGAGAAGTCTTTGTTGTTTTGAATTAGAATAATTGTTATTTGAAATACAGCAACAAAATCTGTGTTATGTTAGTTTTATCAGAAAATAGTTGCATTGAAAATAAGAGTTGGTTTGTTTTGAAAATAGCATCTGTGTACTGGTTTACATAGTGAGAAGTTTTCACCATTTTACAAAGATGTCTCTTCTCCCATCTCCCTCATCCTATGGAATGAGGTGGATGTTTTATTCCCATGCCAAGAGAAGGAGTTCAGTATATGGAAAACTTCCTGTGTTATGAGCTTGAACACAGCTCTGTGCCATAGAACGGACAAATGACTGGACCCCGCCCTGCATTCCAATGCAGATTTCTGTTGAAATTATTACAGTCATAGATTGTGCAGCGttgatttttaatgctaataagaactattcagaatattttcttttgctgttcCCTACTTACCTACTTTTACTCCTTACCCAAAGGACCTCATTTCTCCTCTTTACTATATTGTTTATGTTAATATATTATgattaatatatatgtttatttgtgaataatgcttaaatgatatttatatacaaatatatttattatcagattACCATTAGTCCCGATTGGACTCTGTACACCCGTTCCttcccttttattttttgtatccctaaaaaaaactcaataaacaaatttaaaaaaatagatagacTCAAAGGAGTGAGTTATTTTCCAGAAAGAGAAGTATTCCTAGTTGTATGGATGATATCTCATATAATCTTCCTAAAGCCCCAACGacttgtaataaaataattcctctccaccaaaaatcacaaaaaaatactttaggtggtaatgcagctttatgGATTTTTCCCATTCATACTATACTGTGTTACACATGTCTACTATCCACCAAATAAACccttgtgttattattattttattattattaatttttatttatagggcgccacaaagtatccgtagcgccgtacaaggacaaacaatggcacagtacaaggtgaaacagcacagtacaagtaacagtaagcactataactctgggggctcaggcacagcatgaaagagagggagggaggggaaaagtgagtataggcaggtaactatggcccaagagggtgggcacggatgacaggttgagagtcactgaggggagcggagagaagagagaggagacagagggcagagggactgagaggaggtgagctgagtagctggagagcagagttaaaagtgatggaaacaggaggtaggagagacctgctcaaaggagcgaacaatctaaagggaggggaagacagacagacacatggatgagacggagagacgggaggaagggggagaagggaagaagggatgagaaagagaggaagccgaccggtgggagtttaggcatgagactggaaggctttaaggaaaaggtgggtttttaatgttcgtttgaaagaggacagattaggggaagttctgatggagcggggaagcttgttccaatggaggggagcggcgcgggagaagtcttggatacgtgcatgagaggaggtaatcagaggggaagagaggcgacgatgtTAGCATTTAAATGacagtaattatttttattttccatctaTAATTTAGTATAATGGATATATATAACCTTCGTATTATACTGGCATCACTGGATTGTGATAGTTGCCACTACAGGGCACCACATTTTACCCATTATTCCAGAATCCACTATAGCCCCTGTGCTGAGCAGGCAAGTGTTGGATCACTTTACTGTATTACAGGGAAGTTAAATAAGCcaacaaataaaattaagaaaaaatagtCACTGAACTGACACaattgggcatattcaattccgatccgattcgcggtaacgcgcgttaccgtggaaaATGCGCacaactgccggtaatacggtatcgaaataacgcggattttcgtacgcagccctatgggctgcgaacgaaaatccacgttattgcggtaccgcggattacgttcgcggccgttccggcgcgatcccgcgaatcgggatcggaattgaatatgccccaaaggttACAAGAGACAAGAAACTCATTTGTACAGTAAAGGCCCTTATGCCTTTCTCTATATTCATACATTGATAACCGCTCAGTGTGCTAAGTGCATGTACTGTACTACTTTTCAAAATTTCTCAGCACATCTCACAGTGCAGTAAATAAATCAGTGACATCATGGAGCAGAAATTGTATCAATGTCTTTTGCAAGATAACCCCCACGGACAGTACTGGTAATACAAGCAAACAGTATAAGATATTGGAGGactttatgttattattatgcaATGCTATAAGCGAAAAGCTTGAGCAAAGCGATAAACTCTAGTTGTGGCGCACCGGGTGTCATGTAAACTCTTGCTACATCTGTAAATACTGCAATCGGCCACAGTAGTCTAGTACCTTTAATTTAGATAGGTGTGATTTTGTAACACAGAGACATCAAACTTTCATCCAGAAGATACCCCTATGCCCCTGAATTacctttgaggttttttttccagaatTAGCCTGCTCTCTGCTATaatcaattaatataaaataagtattttacaGCAGTTATTTAATTGATGTTAGGTTCAGTAGAAAAAGTCTGCATTAAATTTGGAAAAAACAAATATCGACTGAATGATCACGCAAACAATTTTCTACAGTTTTCTCCTAGAAAATAGTATCCTACCAATAGGTCTATAATAATTAGTTATATAATTTCTAGTCCTAATAACTAGATTTGGATGAACAACTCCTAAATGTTTAAAACAGATAAAACTGATATTGGTTCAGTTGCATAGATCCAGATTTCATTACTCAAGCAGCTGCTATGGAGTCCATCATCTCAAGCAAAGCAGGAGACCAAATATACTCAGATCCAGGCACTCTTCTTCCTGAGACTCGGAGCAAGTTTCCAAAATAGTTATATGtcctgttgtgagactacaagtgaCAGTATGGTTTGTGGATCAATGCTTATGAAGCTTGCAGTAATTAGAGAATATACATCCCTTTTTGCTCTATTTCTGTTTAAGTAGTAATAAAGCTGGTCCATCCAATGATATACATgcacaaatatattatttcaaaacAAGCCTTATCATTGTCTGCTTTGTGTTTGAGAATAGGAGAAGTCTGTTTAATGCATTAGGTCATTGTGTTTTGTAACATATTGAATTATTGTAGTAGATAGGTGTGTATGTGTTATTTAATGGCATTGGGTGTTTCTGGTTTTAAATTGTTTGGGTTGTTGTACAATGTGGTGCACTTGCGTTCTTCACAAAATTGCACTATATCCCGAAATAATGTCACTGATTTAAGTGATAAGCCCAATCTGACAGAATTACTATCACTTAGTATTAAAAGCTTCCTTCAGACTTTCTAAAGCTTGTTCTTTTGTTATTTTCTTCCAGTCTTCTGGTAATACAGCTGGATTGTCTCCATATTCATCAGCAAATTGCTGATTAAactgcacaaaaatgtatttCCAGTAATCAGAGGACTTAATTCTGGAGTCAGGTTGGATGGACCAATCTGGATAATATGAGCGATACTCTTTGTATGGACACGGAATCCAATTTGTGTCTAAATTTTCAAATGGAATGTTTGATACAACAGAAGTAGAACATATGTCAGTGCTCAATGTATCATCATCTGCCCAACTATACCCTCCCAACCCCTCAGGTCTGTGGACAGATGCAGAATGCTCCTTATGATCACCACCTGCATTTTCACAGGGTGCTTTACAGAACGGACAGTGATGTCCACATCCAATCACCTTCTTAAACAGTTCATCCTGAGGCTTCAATGTGACCCTGGAAAGTACAGACTCAATGTTTAATGACCCCAGTTCTGAGAGGACTTGTTCTTCTATGATGGGGAGATATGAGAGAATGTCCTCAGAGAACTGCTCAACATTTGCTGTATTATGGAAAGTGATCACTTGCATCTTATTCTGTGAAATTACTAATTCGTTTTTGAATAATTCACAAAACTGCTCTAAAGCATTTGAAATTattcctatttttaaaaaaaattcactttTAAGGACGTCTTGGATTTTTCCAGTGATCACACTCAAAATATTTCCCTGTAAAGTATTTAGAGCTGGAGGACTCtggtatttttctgcaatgtacTGAAATATCCAGTTTTTCAAAAAGTTCTCATATGAgctaatgtatttaaaatatttttggaatgtgTTTTCCTTTAGTAGATCCTCCAGGACAGTTATCTGAAAAATACTTCTGCTGCTGAATTTTGATTGATCAGAACTTTTTAATATCTCATCAATGATTTCCTTCCCAAGATGCCTCAGAACATACTCAGTTAATGCTGGTTTCAGGCACAGCTCACAGAATGTTTTGGCTCTGTTCCGACACTCATCTTTCTCTTCAAATATACTCTCAAACGTAGATAAATATTTAGGTTTTAATTTTTCTAGGCAGATTTTTGGATCATTTTCGTGGAGAAATGTCTCATGCATCTTCTGATATCTCCAAGATGCTCTTCCAAAGATGAGGAGCTTCATGTCCAGCTCAAACTGTGAGGAGACATTAAGCTTTCTAGCATTTGTTTGCTCAAGTTTAGTATTGACCATGTGCAGTAATTCCTGGCAGTAAGTGTCATTATAATCTTCAGTGGATTTTACTGTCTCTGTGACATATGTATTACATTTTTCTATCAAAGCTGCAGCAAGATCTGATATCTTATCATAGTTTATTGAACTGTTATGTAACTGGATGCCTGTCATTGTAATTAAACGCTCATCAATGTACATTTTATTCAGCTGAAATTCTCTGTGTGTATAGTCATCTAACCTCACATTAGATAGGTTTTCAGTAATGTCACCACCTTTTACACTCATCTCATTTCTCAGCAGATGAAGCATTGTCTGGCCGATGTTACGTTTTGGTAATTCCTCCAGCTGTAGATCACATAGTGTTTTTTCCCACATGTCCTCAAATTCTCCTTTCACCTCCATGTCACCCAGCTCACAGTTCCTTTCTCTGCAGCGTTTCAGGAGATCAATAATCTTCTCTTCAATCAGCTTCTGAGATGTGTTCTGGACATTCGGTATATTGATCTCTCCTTTCTGAAATGAAACAGCGTCATTGAACTTGCTGAGCGCAATCCTTTCTAGTTGTTTTGTTAGGAACTTTACACTCATGTagaaatcttctctgtatcgttctaTAAGATGGACATTTTCAGATTTAATCTCAAAGAAATTTTCTAGTAATTCCACAacttttctttcttcttcaaGTAGCAGCTGTTGGAGAACATCCTTATACTGTGCACAGGTTTCTGTACTAAGACTATTAGCAGATTGATTTCTAATACTAGTCTCTGTGCTCATCACCCAGCTGTGGACATTTTTGGTGAACTCCCATTCCCACAGAGAGTATTGTACATCCAGTTTATTATAATATTCAGCTACCAGACTGTTCCTAAAACTGAAGATAAAATTCTCGTGTTTAACTGCATTCCACAAACTCTTTATCCATGTAATAAACTGAGGAATGTGACATTTCTTATACTCAGAGTTCTGTGAtttaaaaaattgaaataaactcttttttaaattaaaaatgttttcactgTAACCGGTTCTTACTGGATCCATTGGTGGGACCCCCTGCCACAGTTTAGGAAGGTACCAATGGTGTCTATCTAGATCATAGTCCATCACATCACTGAAAGCTGTAATTCCACTTATCTTCTCCAGTTTTGCAGCAATTTTTGTCATTTCATTCATTTGCTCCAAAAGTTTTTCTCTGTTTTTCATGTTCTTTTGATGAGCGGACACATCGCTCACATTCTGATGTACAAAACGACAGTTGGGTTTCTTTCCAATTTTTTTAATCCTAAGAAATGCACGGATCACGACCTGTAAAATATCTTTCATTTCAGCTGTATTTTCCATGGCCATATTCACTATGGTGATATCACTCAAACCAACCACTAAAGTTGCCaattcattgtcatgttcatAACTGTCCTCAGGAGCTTTCAACCCTTCAGTGTCAATCACTAGAATAAATTCACAGCCCAGCTCCTCCTGGAAGGTCTCTTTCACTTTAATAATGGTCATGAAGGCTCCTCGTGTACATCGTCCACTGGCCACAGGGAACTGTAAATCAAACATGGTGTTCAGAAGGGTGGATTTCCCTGTACTTGGTCCTCCCAGCACAGTTATTACTCTCATCCTGCAGTGTCCTCCTGTCTTGTTGTCCAGCTCAGTCAGGACATCAGTTATCCACTGCAGGGGGATGTTGGAGGCGTTTCCATCAATCAGCTCCAATGGGAATCCATCCAGCAGGAGATCAGCAGCTATTCCTGGAAGttttgtaaattgtttttttgCTTCAGCAATTACATTCTCATTAACCATTGAACATTCAGCCTCATAAACCTGCCCCAGCTCACGTAGGAAATGTTCATTTCCTAAAGATCTGTCACAAATCTTCTGGTCTAGTTGCTTTAGTTTTTCTCGATTACTTGATTTATTGTTACAATTTTCTTTGTATTCAGACTGCAGTGAAGACATTTTATTTCTTGAAATTGAATCCAGCTCAAATTTCAGccatttgaaaaaataatgtttttccaCTTGAGACAAATGGGTGATTGCattaataaacaatgatataccATGAGAGATGACGTGCTTGCGTTGTTCCCTATATAGGGAATTTAGTTGCTGTATGAGTTCACTTTGATAATCTTGTGCATTTTTCCCTCCTTGTTTTGTCATTCTGCAAagttctttctttatttttgttatttgtttccaCAGATCTCCCTGTAATGTCAGAGATTCTTTCTTATACTCTtccacattgtgtattacagaggTGATGTTCCTGGCATGTTCCTTTGCATTCTGACATGTAGATGTGTTCTCATCTACACAGATATAATCTCCTTGGATTTCATCTATAATACTAACCAAATTTCTTCTTTTTTGACAATTGTTTAAAAAGTACTGaatgttgttttgtatttttctcaCAAATGCTGCATCATTAGCTGTACTTCCATTAGGAATAATATTCATAGTAGTCATATTTAGCTCTGACATTAGATTGTTTATGTGCTGCGCAGTCTCTGTGGTTACTTTATTACCGGGACATCGAGTAACAATGAAATAATACTGTGTGTCGGTGTTACTGCAGGTTGATAACATTCTGAATTCTCTCTCACAAATACTctcaataaatataaacacagctGATGAGACTTGTGTCAGAAACATGAACTGTTCCCAGCTGGACTCCAGGTCTCCACGTAGATTGGTCACTGCGATGGGCTCTGGGAAAACATCAGACTGACCACAAGGAAAATACCAGGAAATTTCCACAAGTCCATCAGATATTTTCCTCTCAATATTTCTTCCCTCCATATTATCATGTATGAAGAAATCGTAATGTTGTTGAGCTGGATTAAGGACTTGATTAAGG
This window encodes:
- the LOC142097201 gene encoding interferon-induced very large GTPase 1-like, which codes for MAPFREPLRTIKQLRWKLTEVFEDNVDGLCDELDSLHLITFQDYKDLYQAVSPGQRADKLINNILQKGEPACERFLDHLENMIPRFPALSDVSQHLMENKVQTFHRLVENLNIQQQRVSKLTLRDVLEIGSENLDDVQPQDITDFPWHFLRKLMALNRTALNTQFTKHLPNVLSNENEKEFDLLITISEDKATPNIHPLDVVCALLHCSDSFLQQEIVSKMSMCQFAVPLLLPAGDGTECTFMLWAMRDIVKRWRPQSLADSTRFKEENVVNIPMPIFSFVRLGKNKLSKSKVLNQVLNPAQQHYDFFIHDNMEGRNIERKISDGLVEISWYFPCGQSDVFPEPIAVTNLRGDLESSWEQFMFLTQVSSAVFIFIESICEREFRMLSTCSNTDTQYYFIVTRCPGNKVTTETAQHINNLMSELNMTTMNIIPNGSTANDAAFVRKIQNNIQYFLNNCQKRRNLVSIIDEIQGDYICVDENTSTCQNAKEHARNITSVIHNVEEYKKESLTLQGDLWKQITKIKKELCRMTKQGGKNAQDYQSELIQQLNSLYREQRKHVISHGISLFINAITHLSQVEKHYFFKWLKFELDSISRNKMSSLQSEYKENCNNKSSNREKLKQLDQKICDRSLGNEHFLRELGQVYEAECSMVNENVIAEAKKQFTKLPGIAADLLLDGFPLELIDGNASNIPLQWITDVLTELDNKTGGHCRMRVITVLGGPSTGKSTLLNTMFDLQFPVASGRCTRGAFMTIIKVKETFQEELGCEFILVIDTEGLKAPEDSYEHDNELATLVVGLSDITIVNMAMENTAEMKDILQVVIRAFLRIKKIGKKPNCRFVHQNVSDVSAHQKNMKNREKLLEQMNEMTKIAAKLEKISGITAFSDVMDYDLDRHHWYLPKLWQGVPPMDPVRTGYSENIFNLKKSLFQFFKSQNSEYKKCHIPQFITWIKSLWNAVKHENFIFSFRNSLVAEYYNKLDVQYSLWEWEFTKNVHSWVMSTETSIRNQSANSLSTETCAQYKDVLQQLLLEEERKVVELLENFFEIKSENVHLIERYREDFYMSVKFLTKQLERIALSKFNDAVSFQKGEINIPNVQNTSQKLIEEKIIDLLKRCRERNCELGDMEVKGEFEDMWEKTLCDLQLEELPKRNIGQTMLHLLRNEMSVKGGDITENLSNVRLDDYTHREFQLNKMYIDERLITMTGIQLHNSSINYDKISDLAAALIEKCNTYVTETVKSTEDYNDTYCQELLHMVNTKLEQTNARKLNVSSQFELDMKLLIFGRASWRYQKMHETFLHENDPKICLEKLKPKYLSTFESIFEEKDECRNRAKTFCELCLKPALTEYVLRHLGKEIIDEILKSSDQSKFSSRSIFQITVLEDLLKENTFQKYFKYISSYENFLKNWIFQYIAEKYQSPPALNTLQGNILSVITGKIQDVLKSEFFLKIGIISNALEQFCELFKNELVISQNKMQVITFHNTANVEQFSEDILSYLPIIEEQVLSELGSLNIESVLSRVTLKPQDELFKKVIGCGHHCPFCKAPCENAGGDHKEHSASVHRPEGLGGYSWADDDTLSTDICSTSVVSNIPFENLDTNWIPCPYKEYRSYYPDWSIQPDSRIKSSDYWKYIFVQFNQQFADEYGDNPAVLPEDWKKITKEQALESLKEAFNTK